The nucleotide sequence CCCAGCGCAGCCAGGTGCCGCCGTAGCCACCGATCAGGACGGCGCGCGGCGCCGTCCAGTGCCCGTAGCGGTCGAGCACCGCGTCGGCGACCGTGCGCTCGGGGGCGAGTTCGCGCACCGTGAGCACCTGCTGGTCGGCCGGGGTGCGACCGAGCACGGTCACCAGGACTCCGGGCATCGGGGCGTGGGTTCCGGTGCGGGCCAACAGGGCAGTGCGGGCCAGGGTCTCGACGTTGTGCACCAGCGTGGGCATGCCGCCGATGCCGCCGCCGGCGGCCACGGGTATCGCCCGGAACCACGGCAGGGTCGGGCCGCCGTCCAGTGCCCGGACGACGGAGTTCGCCTCGCCGGTCAGGTAGCGGTCGGGCCCGGTGGCGATGGTGATGGGCAGTTCGGCCAGCCCGGCGTCGCGCCGTTCGGCCAAGGCCCGAGCCACCGCGGCACGGGTGGCGTAGGCGCTGTCGTGCAGCCACACCACCGCGCGGGTGGCACCGATGACCTCGGCCACACAGACCAGGCCGTCGAGCACCACGTGGGGACGATGCTGCAGCAACGCGGCGTCCTTGGCGCTGGCGGGCTCACCCTCGGCACCATTGGCCACCACGACGATGTCGCCGGGCGGGCGGCCGGTGCTGCTGCGCGCAGCCAGCTCGTGCACCGCCCTGATGACGGTGCGCCACTTGGCTGCCACCGGGAACTGCGCACCACCGCGACCGGCCAGGCCGCTCTCCTCGACGATGCGCAGCAGCAGCGCGCCACCGTGACCGGTGGTCATCGGGCGTGGGCCGTAACGGGCCACGTGGTCGGCCAGCAGATCGACGGGAGGGCCGAACACGCAGTCGCGGTGGTCGGCACCGAAAACCGCCTCCTCGTCGAGGAGGGCGTGACCGGGGGCCAGCCAGGTCGGCGTCCGGGGTGCCTCGGTCGAGCCGATCGGCACGTCGGCGGATCGTGGTGGGGTGACCGAGGCCCGGGGGATCCGGCGATCGGAGGACAGCTGGGCGCCCAGGGACAACGGTCGGGTCTGGTCGGGGGCGAAGCGCAGGGTGCGCGTCCGCGGGAAGCCGTCCAGCAGATCGCCGAAGGCCGCCTCCGGGGCCGAGGACAGGTCCTGACGTTCGAAGGCGGTGGTCACGCGACCTCCTGGGTGTACTCGGCGACCAGGTCCGCGGGGGTGCGCACGACATAGCGCGACGCCGCGAGCACCACCACCCCGACCGCGGTCACGGCGTACAGCCAGCCGAGGGTGCGGGTGTCGATGCCGGTGTAGACGCCGTGCAACCAGGCGAGCACCAGGCTGAGCGCGGACACCTTGTGGATCGGCCACCACACCTTGCCTGCCCAGC is from Kineosporiaceae bacterium and encodes:
- a CDS encoding proton-conducting membrane transporter, which translates into the protein MTTAFERQDLSSAPEAAFGDLLDGFPRTRTLRFAPDQTRPLSLGAQLSSDRRIPRASVTPPRSADVPIGSTEAPRTPTWLAPGHALLDEEAVFGADHRDCVFGPPVDLLADHVARYGPRPMTTGHGGALLLRIVEESGLAGRGGAQFPVAAKWRTVIRAVHELAARSSTGRPPGDIVVVANGAEGEPASAKDAALLQHRPHVVLDGLVCVAEVIGATRAVVWLHDSAYATRAAVARALAERRDAGLAELPITIATGPDRYLTGEANSVVRALDGGPTLPWFRAIPVAAGGGIGGMPTLVHNVETLARTALLARTGTHAPMPGVLVTVLGRTPADQQVLTVRELAPERTVADAVLDRYGHWTAPRAVLIGGYGGTWLRWDEAAGLHLGGLDRRRAPGAGVAPRDVTLGAGVLAPLPVDACGVTETAAIATYLADSSARQCGPCLFGTRALADTWTRIARGTARRSDAEHLARISGEVARRGACALPDAAVNLTLSALRVFADDIDDHLAGAGCSHTNIAVMPIPGREVA